Below is a genomic region from Trichocoleus sp..
CTAAAACAATGGACACTCAAACTCGTCTTGCTACGCTTGCTCGCATCCGGAAATGGAGCCGTTTAATGGATACTGCCTTTCGGATTCCCGGAACGCCCTTTCGCGTGGGTTGGGACCCGATTATTGGCTTAATTCCTGGCGCAGGGGATTTGGTTGACACGATCGTTTCCGCCTATTTGCTTTTTCTGGCGGCTCGGTTTAAGCTCCCGGCGGGAGTCATGGGCTGGATGGTGTTCAACATTGGGCTAGAAGCGACACTTGGCATGGTTCCCCTCATTGGGGATTTGTTTGATGCTTTTTTCAAGTCCAATATTCGGAATTTAGCGCTGCTAGAAAAGCATTTGCAAGACAGTGAGCCAGGGTTGATTGAGATGGAATCTTCACCAGAACTGCATCCTCAGCCTGAACCAACCACTGTTGCGTAACCGGAATTAACGAACTGGTTTGAGGGCTTCATATAAAAGTTGATATCGCTCAAACGCAGCTTCATAAGCTGGATTCGTCTCAGGTTGAACAATATTGCTGCCCTGCGGCAGAATCTGGAATGCAGCTTCTAAAGTTGGATAGGCACCCACTCCCACCATTGCCAGAATTGCGGCTCCATAGGCAGCCCCTTCTTCCGCTTTAGGAGCAATCAATTCCATTGCCAAAATATCTGCCAATATTTTTAGCCAGAGACTCGATCGCGCTCCTCCACCGGTTGCTAATAGTTGCTGCACCGGAGTCATTCCGTGAATTACGTCTAATGCTTGCCGCAGGCTAAAGGCAACACCTTCTAGAACAGCGCGAGTCAAGTCTGCCTGAGTATGTGCCAGTGACAGGTTAACCCAGGCTCCGCGTGTATCTGGATCAAGATAAGGGCTGCGCTCTCCGGCAAGATGAGGTAAAAACAGAACGCCACGCGCACCCGGCTGTGAACTTGCTGCGAATGCCATCAGGTCAGTGAAAGCAATGCCTGGAGCAACCGTATCGCGATGCCAGCGCAATGCCCCACCCGCCGCTAACGTAACGCCCAACAAGTGATAGCCGCCATCTGCGTGACAGAATGTATGCACTCGTCCGACAGGGTCAGAAATGGGACGATCGCAGGGAGCAAAGATCACGCCAGATGTGCCAATACTCAAGCTGCCCCGATCGAGGTTATTGGCTGAAATCCCCAGCCCGATCGCCGCTGCTGCATTGTCTCCGGCTCCCGCAATCACGGGTAATCCAGCGGGTAATCCAATTTGAGTCGCCAGGTCTGGCTTTAAGCGTCCGATGATTGCAGTCGATTCGATCACCGGGGGAAACAGAGTTGGACGAATATCGATCGCCTGGAGAACTGCCTCATCCCACTGTCGGCTTGCCAAATTCAAACAGCCTGTCCCTGATGCGTCCGATGGTTCTGTCGCCGCTACTCCAGTTAGTACATAACCCAAATAATCCTTTGGCAGCAAAATCTGTTGCACCTGAGCATAAGCTTCGGGTTCTTCCATGCGTAGCCAAACTAATTTTGGTAGTTGAAAGCCAGTAATTGCCGGATTACCAGTTCGCTGGATTAATGTTTCCCGAGAAATTGCAGCTTCGATCGCATCAACCGCTTTGCCTGTTCGCTGATCGTTCCATAAAATTGCAGGTCGGATCACAGCTCCGGCTGCATTCAGCGCCACCATGCCATGCATCTGCCCAGACAAGCCCAGCGCAATCACCCGGTTGCCATTTAGTTGCTGCGCTACCTCCAAGAGCGCTTTGAAACTGGCTTCAACCCAATCCGCTGGGTTTTGTTCTGTCCAACCCGGTTGCGGAGTTAACAAAGGATAGCTCTTCGTCGTCTGGGCAATTAATTCCCCCTGTAGATCAACGACGATCGCTCGCACGCCTCCTGTCCCTAAATCTAAGCCAATGACAACGTCAGCCAATTTAACCTCCCCCGATCGCAGAGCAATTCAACAAGGCTTTAAGCAGAATTTGACAATGCTCGATCACACGTTAAAGTGCAGCTTTCTTCTAGTCTAGGAGATGACATTTTTAATATCGAATAATATCGACAAATCTAAACTAATTACGATTCTGGGAACGATGTGGAGTAGTGAATAATTGCCAGAAAGCGAATCGGTAGCTCAATCAATTTTTCAGGCCCGTGAGGAATATCACCACGAAAGGTGAGTGAATCACCCGGTTCTAGTAAATAAGTTGACTGCCCATGCCGATACTCAAGTTGACCTTCCAGCATATAGATAAACTCGGTGCCCGGATGCTCAAACGTCGGAAAGACTTCTGATGCATCATCCATGGTGATGAGAAATGGCTCAAACCGCTTTGTGGGACCCTGATCATACGCCAGCAGGTGATAGGTATGCCCTCGTTTTGTACCCCGCCGCACAACTTCCATCCCTTGACCGTTTTTGACAATCTGAGCACTGCCACCCGGTACATCATAATTGCGGAAAAGCGCCGAAAGCGAGATTCCTAAGGCACTTGCAAGTTTTGCTAACGTCTCTAGACTGGTTGCCGTTTGAGCATTTTCAATTTTGGACAACATGCCACGGGAAATCCCAGTTTGGTCAGAGATTTCGGCAATGGTCA
It encodes:
- the xylB gene encoding xylulokinase, which encodes MADVVIGLDLGTGGVRAIVVDLQGELIAQTTKSYPLLTPQPGWTEQNPADWVEASFKALLEVAQQLNGNRVIALGLSGQMHGMVALNAAGAVIRPAILWNDQRTGKAVDAIEAAISRETLIQRTGNPAITGFQLPKLVWLRMEEPEAYAQVQQILLPKDYLGYVLTGVAATEPSDASGTGCLNLASRQWDEAVLQAIDIRPTLFPPVIESTAIIGRLKPDLATQIGLPAGLPVIAGAGDNAAAAIGLGISANNLDRGSLSIGTSGVIFAPCDRPISDPVGRVHTFCHADGGYHLLGVTLAAGGALRWHRDTVAPGIAFTDLMAFAASSQPGARGVLFLPHLAGERSPYLDPDTRGAWVNLSLAHTQADLTRAVLEGVAFSLRQALDVIHGMTPVQQLLATGGGARSSLWLKILADILAMELIAPKAEEGAAYGAAILAMVGVGAYPTLEAAFQILPQGSNIVQPETNPAYEAAFERYQLLYEALKPVR
- a CDS encoding XRE family transcriptional regulator, with the translated sequence MTDATANPVEPLPEQRAVDPLERYIGSTIREMRQKLGLTIAEISDQTGISRGMLSKIENAQTATSLETLAKLASALGISLSALFRNYDVPGGSAQIVKNGQGMEVVRRGTKRGHTYHLLAYDQGPTKRFEPFLITMDDASEVFPTFEHPGTEFIYMLEGQLEYRHGQSTYLLEPGDSLTFRGDIPHGPEKLIELPIRFLAIIHYSTSFPES
- a CDS encoding DUF4112 domain-containing protein; the encoded protein is MDTQTRLATLARIRKWSRLMDTAFRIPGTPFRVGWDPIIGLIPGAGDLVDTIVSAYLLFLAARFKLPAGVMGWMVFNIGLEATLGMVPLIGDLFDAFFKSNIRNLALLEKHLQDSEPGLIEMESSPELHPQPEPTTVA